The genomic stretch TCGGACGGGAGGTCCACCCTTGTCCTCCCTGTGTCCTACCCGGGGCTCAGCGGCATGGCTCCCGGGCGAATTGATCGGGACAGCCTGGCGTGTTATCGCGAGCCAAGCCGAAGCGTCCCGGAGGCGGAAGCGTGATCCCGATCCGCTGGATCAGCCAGCCCAGCGTCACCGGATCCGTCCGCGCCAGCTGGTTGTCTGTCGGATTGCGCAAGGCCAGATCTACCACGGCCCCCGATTCCCGTAGCCACTGCAGGATCAGGGCCTCCTGAGGGTCCACCAGCAGCGTGATATATTGATGACGCGGCATGGGCGTGGGCGTCGGCGTGGGCCCAGGAGCAGGCGTCGGTCCGGGGGTTGGGGCAGGGCGGCGAGGCGACTCGAAAGGCCCCACGGAAAGAACTTCCACGTTCTGAAGGACCAGCTGGCTGACCGGGAGGACCGTCTGCTGGTCCGGCTTCACCACAGCGACCTGAGCGGCAGCCCCCGGCTCCACCCCCAGAGCTTTCAGGCGGTTGAAAAGATCCTCATCCAGGATCTGGGGATAAAACTCTCCCTCCGCCCCCTGCTTAACGGGAACAAACCGGAACGTCACCAGGACATCCACCCGATCTCCAGGCGCCAAGTTGAAGGCCACCGCGCCCGCCTCATCCACAGGGATTGGGAAGGCCACTTTACCGGGTGGCACGAAGAAGCTGGCGTCGGATCCCCGCCGTCCCACCTCCGCAGGCTGGACCGTCAGATCCTCCGGCACGATGGGCTTCTGTCGGGGGATATCCACCCGCGCCACCTTCCCGATCACCGCCTTGGGATCGGTGAAGGCGCCCTCTGGAAGAACCTCCACCGGCCATCCCCGCAGCGTCACATCCGATTCGCTGATCACGGCGCCACGAGGGATGTTCTGCGCGGCGATCACAATGGATTGCAGGAAGGGTGGCGTAGGTGTGGCCGTTGGAGCAGGCCCCGCCGCGAAGCGCGGCAACAGCCATAGCGCCGCTCCCATCAAGACCAGGATCAGCAGGATCAGCAACAACAGCGTCCGATTTCTGCGCCGGCGCATTCCCCGCCTCCAGTGGATAATCTCCCGCGTTCGCCTCGAGTGGATGGCTCCAGGCTGGTTCCACCGCAGGCCCGGTCTCCACCCGGCACCGCTCCTGGAAGACAGAAGCTTCTTTGATTACCGTCTATTATATGCCTTTTCCAATTTTTCGGAATAGGCGCTGGGTCCCTGGGGTCGGGCTTTCCGGGTAATGCCTCTGGATGGGATGGGAAAGTGCTCCCTTGAAAGCGTCATCATGAGGGATCTCCCCTTCGCCCGCGGGACCGCCGGTGCCACGCCAGCCAGACCGCCAGCAGCGCCAATCCCCCTCCGGCCACCGGCCCCCACAACGCCCCGCCTGTCTGCGGCAACCGCGCCGCATCCAGACGCGGCGGAGCTGTTCCCTGCACCGGGCCGTGCCATTCCCCCGACGGGGGTGGCGGAGGCGGAGGAGGAGCGAGAGCCCCCGTGGCCCCCGGGGTCGGAGATGGCATAGGGGAGGGCGTGGGAGTGGCTGTCGAAGGAAGGGGGGTGGGCGATCCCAAAGGCGTAGGGGTATATGTCGCCGTAGGCCCAGGGGGCAATGGAGTAGGCGTTAGACCGGGTGTGGGAAACCCAGAACCCGTGGGCGTCGCCGTCGGCACTGGCGTCCCGGTCGGCGTGGGGGTTGGCGTGTCCGTTGGGGTCGCCAGCGGTGTGGCCGAAGCGGTCGGGGTCAGGGTCGGAATGGGCGTGGGAGTCCAGGTCGGGAATGGAGTAGGGGTTGGAGCTGGAGGGGTGGGGAATTGGGCTTGCGCCCGATCGTTCCCTCCCAACATCCAGCTGACCCCCAGCGCCAAGCCCAGGCCGATCCGAAGCCCTCCTTGCTTCCACCAGCCACCTCCTCGGATCGGTGATCCTGCCCACCTCATCCGGTCCCTCCCCTTATTCTCAATTTTCGTTCGAAGGCAAGGGGTCCAGCGTCGTCTCCATGGACTGGAGGGATTTTACTGCCGAATCCTGGGATTGGGAAGGTCGGGCTGGCTTGACTCCAAAGGGGAATCATCCAGACGCTATGGAGAGACCCGGCTCGGGAACAACAGCGAAGCCCAGTTTCCCCATCCGCTATCGCAGGATCAGGGGGAGGAAGACGGAATATCCGCCAGCCCGGACAGGAACAGTAACGTTGTTGTCTTCCCGCGTCTCCATCACGCATCCCCGGCCTGGAAAGCCAAAGCCGGGCGCGTAAGCATCCACCGTGGCACTGATCCAGGCAGGACCTGAGAGCGTCAGCGTGAACGTGCCTGAGGCCATCTCGCCGGGGCGTAGCCGGTTCATTCCGAAGAACAAATAGTCCGATCGCACCGGGACGCCGTTCACGGAGAATCCCACGAGCACCCAGTAGGGAGCGCAGAGCGGGGATGAAGTATCCAGTGGACGGGCCGTGCCGGGCCCGAGGTTGGTGACAACCACAGTGAGCGTAACGGTGCGGCCATCGAAGCGCACGGACTCCGGCGG from Thermoflexus sp. encodes the following:
- the cpaB gene encoding Flp pilus assembly protein CpaB, giving the protein MRRRRNRTLLLLILLILVLMGAALWLLPRFAAGPAPTATPTPPFLQSIVIAAQNIPRGAVISESDVTLRGWPVEVLPEGAFTDPKAVIGKVARVDIPRQKPIVPEDLTVQPAEVGRRGSDASFFVPPGKVAFPIPVDEAGAVAFNLAPGDRVDVLVTFRFVPVKQGAEGEFYPQILDEDLFNRLKALGVEPGAAAQVAVVKPDQQTVLPVSQLVLQNVEVLSVGPFESPRRPAPTPGPTPAPGPTPTPTPMPRHQYITLLVDPQEALILQWLRESGAVVDLALRNPTDNQLARTDPVTLGWLIQRIGITLPPPGRFGLARDNTPGCPDQFAREPCR
- a CDS encoding LPXTG cell wall anchor domain-containing protein, encoding MRWAGSPIRGGGWWKQGGLRIGLGLALGVSWMLGGNDRAQAQFPTPPAPTPTPFPTWTPTPIPTLTPTASATPLATPTDTPTPTPTGTPVPTATPTGSGFPTPGLTPTPLPPGPTATYTPTPLGSPTPLPSTATPTPSPMPSPTPGATGALAPPPPPPPPSGEWHGPVQGTAPPRLDAARLPQTGGALWGPVAGGGLALLAVWLAWHRRSRGRRGDPS